cgaaccacacgtgaataaattaccatattaagtagccatgtgctcactgtttcgtggagtgaatacagtagcaatcaattaccatactaagtagtattgcgctgttgtctatgttatgtagacttaaaactctgaagcgttttttttttattggtgaaatttttactggggcactgcagatcaacagtggggcacgtgccccagtgaaatatgtctggcggcGCCCCTGGTATAGAATAAGATGGACTATTTATTCCACAATAAGGAAATAATGTGGTTGCAGTGCTGCTACAAAAACTAAGTTAAAAgtcacatgaaaacaagaaggaatcatcaaagaaaacaaaggacataatATACATTGAAAGAGTACAgacctgatgcaaccagctgccacttcagcCATTACTACAtatagctacaaaagtaaaacaccaCAAAAAAACTTGCGCAACAAATAATACATATTGtgcacattaggggtgtaacggtacacaaaaatttcggtttagaggtcactgttCAGTTCATTTttgtacagtaagaaaactaaATAGAAatgtttgggttatttatttaccaaatttgtaaacaatggctttatccttttaccattgggaacactataataattctgccaacTTTAATCAATGTTAAACTGCCTCagattgttgctcagattaaataaaatgacaaaacatttcttctacataaaaaagtgcaacattaaacagtttcaagtcaactcatcatgcttaatctatcacagcatttgggaagactgtagttgatttttttttcatgtaaatgttatatttttatcaacatgtgatagcagggaccctgccattcaaagctttcctgtccgtaaaacacacacacacacacacacacacacacacacacacacacacacacacacacacacacacacactgcaaaatgagctaacgttacgttgaaagctaattaaccttcacctcaaggcagaactgcgagcaagctgagctgcagtttaagtttctagaaggtcaacgggctcatagtgatgttagtagtagttgactgggaggtgtttattatcatttggggagagtacactgccttatgctcacctgttaaacacctatctgctcgacgctgaagcatttactacatgcgctctgaatatgcactggtaattggctgttaccgctatatatgtaaccaatcagatggttgtgtgggtgggacaatgctgggtgctgatacagaggcagaagaagcaaagcagctttttaagactttagtttataaactcgttcggtacacccccgtactgaaccgaaacccctgtaccaaaacggttcaatacaaatacacgtactgttacacccctagcgcACATACAAGTGCACCATGCTTAGACACGCAacacaacatgacaaaaacaCGACTTCCACACCCACAAACGTTACAGGCCGAAAGTTTGGACTCACCTTCTCATTAAATGTGTGTTCTTTGTTTTCATAACTAGATTGTCAGTGAAGTCATGAACAGGGGCCATGTACTGCAGACATCTTGGAAGAGATTTCCTGGCCCCAGCCAGACACTGATGTCTCCCGAATACTTTGGTATCTCGGCTTttgttaattaatttatttagttgatttatttagtttcctccgccgtgtggcggggctctcccttagagatagggtgagaagctctgccatccgggagggactcaaagtaaagccgctgctccttcacatcgagaggagccagatgaggtggaacgggcatctggtcaggatgccacccgaacgccttcctaaggaggtgtttagggcacgtccaaccggtaggaggccacggggaagacccaggacacattgggaagactatgtctcccggctggcctgggaacgcctcgggatcccccgggaagagctagacgaagtggctggggagagggaagtctgggtttccctgcttaggctgttgcccccgcgacccgacctcggataagcggaagaagatggatggatggatggatggatagttgattTATTCCAAAAAGTCAGACAAAAACCAAATCAATTAGAGATGCATCGATTAAATTGGTCGCTGATCAATGTGAGACGATCCTGTGATAAGTATGTGATCAGCCAATGCCGATTAATAACTTTCATTACCAATAACAAAAGCCTATCCTTTCTGGcttatgttgtatttatttttggtccCTCGGCAGACAGAGGCCGCTCACAGCTAAGCAAACTGCATATGTCAGTGTGGAGCTGCTCACCTAAATTTTTTTAATCCTCCATTGCGGCAAATAAACTGCAAGTCTCAATATCCCTTAAAGACCAGGCTAAACATGTTGCATACCAGGTAGGACCAAGCCTGGAGCAGACATGCTAAGCTGGCTTGTAACGCTCAGTTACACAGTGCATTTGAACGCCTCATCACATGAACCGAGCATGGATAGCGCATGGAGCATAGTGCTTGATTGATGTGACCCCGACACGAAGAATGGAGACAAAGGCTGTGTGTGTTCTATTAACAAATAAACCACACACTTatatcatccattcattttctattgcttgtcccttttgggttggcggggggtgctggagcctatctaagctgcagtcgtaattaaaataaaaatataaaaagaacCACATCTATTCTTTAAAAAATTGTGTCACCAATGCATCCTAGTCTTTGTTGGGGCGTTTGACTCGCCAAAATGATAAGGGGTGGAAACGGAAGTTTATTACTAGCAGTATTTGGCCGTACTATAACCGAGATGGTATACAAATACCAGGGCAAACGTTTGGCAAAGCTTTTTGTCATAAACCGAATCATAGGGAAATTGGTGCGTAAGAAAATTGAGGTATCACTGTGTATTTGAGTTTGTGCTGCCAGGTTATTGCTGAGGACATTTCTCTCTGCATCGGCCGACGGGTGGCGTTTGGGACTCAGATTACTCTAGTGGTGACTGGGCTCACAGTGACGATGGATGGAGGTGACTTAATCTGGTCTTGTGGGGGATCCACCTGCCATGGCTCTGCTGTCTGGGCTTGCCATTCAGTGTGCCCTTTTCTTTGTCTGATTCGGCTCACTGTTTGTTCCCGCTTGTGGAGCTCGGACCACAAAAATCGGGTTATAAAAGTGAATGTTGAGCCGAATTTACGCATTAAAAACGACCTGaatcacaaggaagtgttttaaatgaagaTTAAAATCGTCACAAGTCCTCTTTAATGTCATTGTTGATCTTTTCGTACAATGGAAATAAACATGGTTGTGTTTGTTGTCTCTTTCCAGTGGCAGGTCCGTCGAGTTCTCTGACCACCATGTCTTTGCTGGCCAAGAACATGCCGTCACGCTCTGAGATGACTAAGGTGCAGCAGCAAGTGAAGGTAAACGGGGCGTCTGTGACGGTTTTGCGGCGAGAGATGCAAGAAATCCGCGTCAAGCAGCTGGAGCAGCAGAAGCAGCTGCAGGACCAAGAGCAGAAGCTGCTAGAGCAGACGCAGGTCATCGGTGAACAGAACGCCCGCCTCGCCGAACTGGAGCACAAACTGCGTGAATTAATGGACAGTAATGCCGCCGCTATGGGAGGGTCCACTAGCAGAACAGCTGTTCCTTCTACATCCAGCAGTGCTGCGATGTCCTCTTCTGCATCCAGCCTGTCTGTAATGGGCCTGGTGGCAATTAGTAGGGCAGAAGCCTCCTCGCCAGCCAGAGCACCGGCTCGCGAGGGGGAGACATCGATAAAGCGCATCCGAAAGAGCCCAGACCTTGTACGAAAGTCAAAACGTTTGCGCCGGAAGAAATAAGAGACTACTGtgtcatttatttaaatat
This sequence is a window from Nerophis ophidion isolate RoL-2023_Sa linkage group LG09, RoL_Noph_v1.0, whole genome shotgun sequence. Protein-coding genes within it:
- the fbxo28 gene encoding F-box only protein 28 isoform X2; the protein is MDMICQRVLNQGFLKVERYHSMCQRQVKAQLPRRESERRNHSLARHADILAAVETRLSLLNMTFMKYVDSNLCCFIPGKVIDEIYRVLRYVNSTRSPQRAHEVLQELRDISSMAMEYFDEKIVPILKKKLPVADLCSRLIGSTPVAGPSSSLTTMSLLAKNMPSRSEMTKVQQQVKVNGASVTVLRREMQEIRVKQLEQQKQLQDQEQKLLEQTQVIGEQNARLAELEHKLRELMDSNAAAMGGSTSRTAVPSTSSSAAMSSSASSLSVMGLVAISRAEASSPARAPAREGETSIKRIRKSPDLVRKSKRLRRKK